In Laspinema palackyanum D2c, a genomic segment contains:
- a CDS encoding ribbon-helix-helix domain-containing protein, producing MSKRVHVTLPDAVYDALERWADSQGRPVANLAAFIIEKTVEGANNDGKIPPPPSSPAKN from the coding sequence GTGAGTAAACGAGTCCATGTAACCCTTCCCGATGCCGTCTATGATGCCCTCGAACGGTGGGCTGACAGTCAAGGACGGCCTGTGGCTAACTTGGCCGCATTTATTATTGAGAAAACTGTAGAAGGAGCCAATAACGATGGGAAAATTCCGCCTCCACCCTCATCACCGGCGAAAAATTAG
- a CDS encoding HEAT repeat domain-containing protein: protein MTLLSLEEIAVKLDSENSGDRMVGLASLRNVPAADAFPFIEKLLNDENLQVRSMAVFALGIKATAQSFPILVKILEGEPDYSIRAGAAGALGYLEDERALEPLVRAFYEDTDWLVRFSAAVSLGNLKDLRAQDVLLSALDSDEIVLQQAAIAALGEIKCIEAVDRLLRFVQSKDWLVRQRLAEALGHLPSDQSISALKYMAKDSHFQVSEAATFSLKRLADATTL from the coding sequence ATGACCCTGTTAAGTTTAGAAGAAATAGCCGTCAAGTTGGACAGTGAGAATTCCGGCGATCGCATGGTGGGCTTGGCTTCCTTGCGGAACGTCCCCGCTGCGGATGCCTTCCCCTTTATCGAAAAACTCCTCAACGATGAGAACCTCCAAGTGCGATCGATGGCCGTCTTTGCCCTAGGCATTAAAGCCACCGCCCAATCCTTTCCAATTCTGGTCAAAATCCTCGAAGGCGAACCGGATTACAGCATTCGTGCCGGTGCAGCCGGGGCCCTGGGATATCTCGAAGACGAAAGAGCCTTGGAACCCCTAGTCCGCGCATTCTATGAAGATACCGATTGGCTGGTGCGCTTTAGTGCCGCAGTCTCCCTGGGAAATCTTAAGGACCTGCGGGCCCAGGATGTATTGCTCAGTGCCTTAGATAGCGATGAAATCGTCTTGCAACAAGCGGCGATCGCCGCCCTTGGGGAAATTAAATGTATTGAAGCCGTTGATCGCCTCTTGCGTTTCGTCCAGTCCAAAGATTGGCTGGTGCGTCAGCGCCTCGCCGAAGCCTTGGGACATCTCCCCAGTGACCAAAGCATCTCCGCCCTCAAATACATGGCAAAAGATAGTCATTTCCAAGTTTCTGAAGCAGCAACCTTCTCTCTGAAACGATTAGCTGATGCAACGACCCTTTAA
- a CDS encoding MFS transporter, with translation MNHSSPSDPASDRSQPEKLSLSTKLAYGAGDMGAGITTILISFSLLIFLTEVAGLDPGLAGTVLMIGKVWDAINDPMIGMLSDRTRSRWGRRRSWMLFGSLPFGLSFFLHWLVPHFSADPQVNQWALFIYYILVSIFFQTAYTAVNLPYTALTPELTQDYNERTSLNSFRFAFSIGGSILALILGVVLTQRIPDLKQMYVILGGICSILSVFPLYWCVFGTRERYQTPAEPTSLSLISQFKIALSNRPFQFVSGIYLFSWLALQLTTTIIPYFVLSWMRRDSFFEVALIVQVVAIIMLFVWSAISKIWGRKAVYFLGMGFWIIAQAGLFFLPRDRMDLMFFLAVLAGVGVATAYLVPWSMLTDVIDLDELNTGQRREGIFYSFMVFLQKLGLGLGIFFVGQTLKWSGFIESAGSTTIPEQPDSALFAIRMAIGPLPTLFLIGGLILAYFYPLSREVHAAILLQLYERKHKASVKEPE, from the coding sequence ATGAATCACTCGTCCCCTTCCGATCCAGCTTCCGACAGATCCCAGCCCGAAAAACTCAGCCTCTCCACAAAGCTGGCTTATGGAGCTGGAGATATGGGGGCTGGGATCACCACAATTTTAATCTCGTTTAGCCTCTTGATATTTTTAACGGAGGTGGCGGGTTTAGACCCCGGATTGGCAGGAACAGTCCTGATGATCGGCAAAGTGTGGGATGCCATCAATGACCCGATGATCGGGATGTTGAGCGATCGCACCCGCTCTCGCTGGGGACGCAGGCGATCGTGGATGCTCTTTGGTTCCCTACCCTTTGGGCTGTCTTTTTTCCTACATTGGTTAGTCCCTCACTTCAGTGCTGACCCCCAGGTGAATCAGTGGGCCCTGTTCATCTATTACATCCTGGTCAGTATCTTTTTCCAAACCGCTTACACCGCAGTCAATCTCCCTTATACAGCCCTCACACCCGAACTCACTCAGGACTACAACGAACGCACCAGTCTCAACAGCTTTCGGTTTGCCTTCTCCATTGGGGGGAGTATCTTAGCTCTCATTTTGGGTGTGGTCTTGACTCAACGGATTCCTGACCTAAAACAGATGTATGTCATCCTAGGAGGCATTTGTTCGATTCTATCGGTATTCCCCCTCTATTGGTGCGTCTTCGGAACCCGAGAACGGTATCAAACCCCAGCAGAACCCACAAGTTTATCCTTGATTTCTCAGTTCAAAATTGCCCTGAGCAATCGTCCGTTTCAGTTTGTGAGTGGGATTTATCTTTTTTCCTGGTTAGCTCTCCAATTAACCACAACAATTATTCCCTATTTTGTCCTGAGTTGGATGCGGCGAGATTCATTCTTTGAGGTGGCCTTAATTGTGCAAGTGGTGGCGATTATTATGCTATTTGTCTGGAGCGCAATTAGCAAAATTTGGGGGCGGAAAGCTGTTTATTTTCTGGGCATGGGGTTTTGGATTATTGCTCAAGCGGGACTCTTCTTTTTACCTCGCGATCGCATGGATTTGATGTTCTTCCTGGCGGTCCTAGCCGGTGTTGGCGTGGCAACAGCTTATCTCGTTCCTTGGTCCATGCTCACCGATGTGATTGATTTAGATGAATTAAATACCGGCCAACGTCGAGAAGGAATCTTCTATTCGTTTATGGTCTTTTTACAAAAACTGGGGTTAGGATTGGGGATTTTCTTCGTAGGACAAACTCTCAAATGGTCGGGTTTTATAGAATCCGCTGGAAGTACCACCATTCCCGAACAACCGGACTCGGCTTTGTTCGCTATTCGCATGGCGATCGGGCCTCTACCCACCCTGTTTTTAATCGGGGGTTTAATTTTGGCTTATTTTTACCCCCTCTCTCGGGAAGTTCATGCGGCGATTTTGTTGCAGCTTTATGAACGGAAGCACAAGGCTTCTGTTAAGGAGCCCGAATAA
- a CDS encoding phosphoribosyltransferase has protein sequence MRDLYIGWAEYHQKIEQLAVQIYQSNWHFDQIVCIAKGGLRVGDILARIYDRPLGILSTASYGGADGQHRGALKIARHLTAIGDTLGPHVLLVDDLVDTGISLKETQHWLNCHYENQIQEIRTAVLWYKACSEIKPDYYVDGLTDNPWIHQPFEGYEQITAEQLAHSYQTIAS, from the coding sequence ATGCGTGACCTTTATATCGGTTGGGCCGAGTACCACCAAAAAATAGAGCAGCTTGCGGTCCAAATTTATCAGTCCAATTGGCATTTTGACCAGATCGTTTGCATTGCCAAAGGCGGCCTGCGGGTTGGGGATATCCTCGCCCGGATTTACGATCGCCCGTTAGGGATTTTGTCCACCGCCTCTTATGGGGGTGCTGACGGCCAACACCGAGGCGCGTTGAAGATTGCCCGCCACTTAACGGCGATCGGCGATACCCTCGGCCCTCATGTTTTATTGGTCGATGACCTGGTAGATACGGGAATTTCTCTCAAAGAAACCCAACATTGGCTGAATTGCCATTATGAAAATCAAATCCAGGAGATTCGCACCGCAGTCCTCTGGTATAAAGCTTGTTCGGAGATTAAACCCGATTACTATGTTGATGGCCTCACGGATAATCCTTGGATTCATCAACCGTTTGAAGGGTATGAACAAATCACCGCAGAGCAACTGGCTCACAGCTATCAAACTATCGCAAGTTAA
- a CDS encoding AEC family transporter, whose protein sequence is MLVLGSQLLKLYLQLGGLALLGFILGRLLPPKIPLYIGKFLFWIGVPIGVIAFVRRSDLSGSIWLAPAIAWVAILLGVGLSWIWLRSKTNPGSASREQGQSSQWSHLPTQGSFVLSTMVGNTGFIGYPVALALVGEQYFAWALFYDLLGTVVGAYGLGAILAARYGEGSKSYKQFIHAIVYNPTLWSLGFGLLVRDIPLPSLLENGLQRFAWSAIALSLILCGMRLSQLHSWSSLKPASVSLVIKMLIVPLFLGIILSFWGLDRPALLILVLQTAMPPAFATLVLAETYNLDRDLAVTALGLGSVGLLITLPIWVLMFGIPTI, encoded by the coding sequence ATGCTCGTTCTGGGAAGTCAACTCCTAAAACTGTACCTCCAACTTGGGGGATTAGCGTTATTGGGATTTATTCTCGGTCGGCTGTTGCCTCCGAAAATCCCGCTCTATATCGGCAAATTTCTGTTTTGGATTGGTGTTCCCATCGGGGTGATTGCTTTCGTCCGTCGCTCGGATTTGTCGGGTTCGATCTGGTTAGCACCGGCGATCGCCTGGGTGGCGATTCTACTTGGAGTGGGACTGAGCTGGATTTGGCTCAGAAGTAAAACCAATCCCGGTTCTGCTTCCCGAGAGCAGGGACAATCATCCCAATGGTCTCATCTACCCACTCAAGGCAGTTTTGTCCTTTCCACAATGGTCGGTAATACTGGCTTTATTGGCTATCCCGTCGCCTTGGCATTAGTGGGAGAACAATATTTTGCCTGGGCACTATTTTACGATTTGTTGGGGACCGTCGTCGGCGCTTATGGTTTGGGTGCCATATTAGCTGCTCGATATGGAGAGGGGTCGAAAAGTTACAAACAGTTTATTCATGCCATTGTCTACAATCCCACCCTGTGGAGTTTAGGGTTTGGGTTATTGGTGCGTGATATCCCTTTACCCTCCCTATTGGAAAACGGTTTACAGCGGTTTGCTTGGAGTGCGATCGCCTTATCCCTGATTCTCTGTGGCATGAGACTGAGCCAATTACACTCCTGGAGTAGTCTCAAACCCGCCTCAGTCAGTCTCGTGATTAAAATGCTAATTGTACCCTTGTTCCTAGGCATTATCCTATCTTTTTGGGGACTCGATCGCCCTGCATTGCTGATTCTGGTATTACAAACGGCCATGCCGCCAGCCTTTGCCACCCTAGTCCTCGCGGAAACCTACAATCTCGATCGCGATTTAGCCGTAACTGCCTTGGGACTCGGTTCCGTTGGCTTATTAATTACCCTACCGATTTGGGTCTTAATGTTTGGCATTCCCACCATTTAA
- a CDS encoding M15 family metallopeptidase: MNKATVSGQASKTSTFMGEDIPQAVRDTSEKVSPVQGSKSVKWIVIAVIAGTVALVAGVLIAWQGGTLGLLNNSEVAQTEQTDAPDPNAPADPNPTKTETLLGHLPYQEAPPEDLQPISSDGRILMRQAAARAFLDMKEAAQSQGVSLVPISGFRSEEDQKYLFFEVKAQRGQVAMERAEVSAPPGYSEHHTGYAVDIGDANVPATDLSPSFENTPAFQWMKENAAYYSFEISFPKGNSQGVSYEPWHWRFVGDRHSLETFYKARTQEVQEVQETQP, translated from the coding sequence TTGAATAAGGCAACTGTGTCGGGACAAGCGTCGAAAACCTCGACATTTATGGGGGAGGACATTCCTCAAGCGGTTAGAGATACCTCTGAGAAAGTCTCTCCCGTTCAGGGGTCCAAATCGGTCAAATGGATTGTAATTGCCGTGATTGCTGGGACAGTTGCCCTAGTTGCAGGGGTCCTGATCGCATGGCAGGGGGGAACGCTCGGACTCCTGAATAACTCGGAGGTGGCTCAAACTGAGCAAACTGACGCCCCGGACCCTAATGCCCCTGCGGACCCAAACCCCACAAAAACAGAGACGTTACTGGGTCACCTCCCCTATCAAGAAGCCCCTCCCGAAGACCTTCAACCAATTTCCAGTGATGGTAGAATCCTGATGCGTCAAGCAGCAGCGAGAGCGTTTTTGGACATGAAAGAGGCGGCGCAATCGCAAGGGGTTTCTCTGGTGCCGATTTCTGGATTTCGCAGCGAGGAAGACCAAAAATATCTGTTTTTTGAGGTGAAAGCGCAACGGGGACAGGTGGCTATGGAACGCGCCGAAGTCAGCGCACCTCCCGGGTACAGCGAACATCATACGGGTTATGCGGTTGATATTGGCGATGCCAATGTTCCGGCGACGGATTTGAGTCCGAGCTTTGAAAATACCCCCGCTTTCCAATGGATGAAAGAGAATGCGGCCTATTATAGTTTTGAGATATCCTTTCCCAAAGGAAATTCCCAAGGGGTGAGTTATGAACCCTGGCATTGGAGATTTGTCGGCGATCGCCACAGTCTGGAAACTTTCTATAAAGCCCGAACCCAGGAAGTCCAAGAAGTCCAAGAGACTCAACCCTAA
- a CDS encoding ATP-dependent Zn protease: protein MSQTALNLVAISVFLMTLSVLLGPIIELSPLIGAIATASLLGFFTLDTLGWQGKGANLIVDVFAGLSEDHRSRVVRHEAGHFLVAYLLEIPITSYALNAWEAFKQGQSAGGGVQFDDQELLSELQQGSLSAQLFDRYCIVWMAGIAAETLTYERAEGGAEDRTKLKAILAQNRKSSTDAQLKERWAILQAKTLIESHLDAYQALVTAMEQRLAVSECYQILDSRIPIKSE from the coding sequence ATGAGTCAAACCGCGCTTAATCTGGTGGCAATTTCGGTTTTTTTGATGACCCTTTCCGTATTGCTTGGACCTATCATAGAGCTATCTCCTCTGATTGGGGCGATCGCCACCGCCAGTCTATTAGGATTTTTCACCCTAGATACTCTCGGTTGGCAAGGAAAAGGTGCAAACCTCATCGTTGATGTTTTTGCTGGACTGTCCGAAGATCATCGATCGCGCGTTGTGCGTCATGAAGCCGGACATTTTTTAGTCGCCTACTTATTAGAAATTCCCATCACCAGCTATGCCTTAAATGCCTGGGAAGCCTTTAAACAAGGCCAATCCGCTGGCGGTGGCGTGCAATTTGATGATCAAGAACTCCTCAGCGAACTCCAACAAGGCAGCCTCTCAGCCCAATTATTTGACCGCTACTGCATCGTCTGGATGGCAGGGATTGCCGCTGAAACCTTAACGTATGAGCGCGCCGAAGGCGGTGCAGAAGATAGAACCAAATTAAAAGCAATTTTGGCCCAAAACCGCAAATCTTCCACCGATGCTCAACTCAAAGAACGGTGGGCAATTTTGCAAGCTAAAACCCTCATAGAATCTCATTTAGATGCCTATCAAGCCTTAGTCACCGCAATGGAACAGCGACTAGCGGTGAGTGAATGTTATCAAATTTTAGACAGTCGGATTCCCATCAAGTCCGAATAA
- a CDS encoding M48 family metalloprotease: protein MKLLWNSWLVTLSWVLPIATPALAELPLPSPSRLAQANTETRSTLPTSEPTPETASEEPPLVEEDSESPPPETSDEAEDLPQEEEDPESPNADTSDEAKETSEAESTLDPEQAAKQAERRRHLERLAEADRLFVAGDIAAAEAIYQEVKPPFSSNRQQAAISTLPEPLTDPEQLSPASRVYWREAQAGWESQLESRIFVPLEFLVEASPEFLPGHLLLAEAYTTYAEPQKTVEVLERATTFYPNSPELLRVKIEALAATEQWLEASIAARQFALLNPDHPDAEEFATLAEDNFSKFRGYIRKVIAGNAIGNVVTGAIGVALTGNPLGALSAVETLVMLARGESAIGRSIANQAVEQLEMVEDEQIVAYVQELGAKLSKLSGRDDFEYEFYVIKDKNLNAFALPGGKIFVNAGAILHSDTEAQLAGLITHELAHAVLSHGFQMVTHGNLISNMARYVPFGGTLANLLVLDYSRDMEQQADVLGTRLLTSAGYSADGLRNLMVKLKEQYGEGSSFWKFMSSHPPTKERIADLETLIERGGYNRFAYEGVERHQEMRQRVAQLLREELSEEDLVKLDIELEEVESEETEGEELESDEDEVNPEGEESDSDDDKANPEEEKLDSDEEEEPEAE from the coding sequence ATGAAACTCCTCTGGAATTCCTGGCTCGTTACCCTTAGCTGGGTACTCCCCATTGCAACACCTGCACTTGCGGAATTACCCCTTCCATCCCCTTCCCGATTAGCGCAAGCGAACACCGAAACCCGATCCACCTTACCCACCAGCGAACCGACCCCCGAAACCGCATCGGAGGAACCCCCACTGGTAGAAGAGGACTCGGAATCTCCTCCCCCTGAAACCTCAGACGAAGCAGAGGACCTGCCACAGGAGGAAGAGGACCCAGAATCGCCCAATGCCGACACCTCAGACGAGGCAAAGGAGACATCGGAAGCAGAATCCACGTTAGATCCAGAACAAGCGGCAAAACAAGCAGAAAGACGCCGCCATTTGGAACGGTTGGCAGAAGCCGATCGCCTGTTTGTCGCCGGAGACATTGCCGCAGCAGAGGCTATTTATCAGGAAGTCAAACCGCCTTTTTCCAGCAATCGGCAGCAAGCGGCAATTTCTACCCTCCCCGAACCCCTGACGGATCCCGAACAACTCTCCCCCGCCTCGCGGGTGTACTGGCGCGAAGCACAAGCGGGATGGGAAAGTCAACTAGAATCTCGCATCTTTGTTCCCCTAGAATTCCTCGTAGAAGCTTCCCCCGAATTTCTACCGGGACATTTATTACTCGCCGAAGCTTACACGACTTACGCAGAACCGCAAAAAACTGTGGAAGTCTTAGAAAGAGCAACTACTTTTTATCCCAATAGTCCGGAATTGTTGCGGGTAAAAATTGAAGCTCTTGCTGCAACAGAACAATGGCTAGAAGCCTCGATCGCCGCCCGTCAATTTGCTCTACTTAACCCCGATCATCCCGATGCTGAAGAATTTGCCACTTTAGCCGAAGATAACTTCAGTAAATTTCGCGGATACATTCGGAAAGTGATCGCGGGAAATGCGATCGGGAATGTTGTAACCGGGGCGATCGGTGTTGCCTTAACCGGCAATCCTCTCGGTGCATTGTCTGCCGTTGAAACCTTAGTCATGTTAGCCCGAGGAGAATCTGCGATCGGCAGAAGTATCGCCAATCAAGCCGTTGAACAGTTAGAAATGGTTGAAGATGAACAAATCGTCGCCTACGTTCAAGAACTTGGCGCAAAACTCTCCAAACTCTCGGGACGGGATGATTTCGAGTATGAATTTTATGTAATTAAAGATAAAAATCTCAACGCCTTTGCACTTCCCGGTGGTAAAATATTCGTCAATGCCGGAGCTATTCTCCACAGTGACACCGAAGCCCAATTAGCCGGATTAATCACCCATGAACTTGCTCATGCAGTCCTGTCTCACGGCTTTCAAATGGTCACTCATGGCAACTTAATCAGTAACATGGCACGATATGTCCCCTTCGGAGGGACATTAGCCAATCTCCTAGTCCTAGATTACAGCCGGGATATGGAACAACAAGCGGATGTACTCGGAACCCGATTACTCACCTCTGCCGGTTATTCTGCCGATGGATTGCGAAATCTCATGGTGAAACTGAAAGAACAATATGGGGAAGGAAGTTCCTTTTGGAAATTCATGTCTTCTCACCCCCCCACAAAAGAACGAATTGCCGATCTCGAAACCCTAATTGAACGGGGAGGTTATAATCGCTTCGCCTATGAAGGGGTAGAAAGACATCAAGAAATGCGTCAGCGTGTGGCTCAATTGCTCAGAGAAGAACTCTCCGAGGAAGATTTAGTCAAGCTGGATATAGAATTAGAGGAGGTTGAAAGTGAAGAAACTGAAGGGGAAGAGTTAGAGTCGGATGAGGATGAAGTGAACCCGGAAGGGGAAGAGTCAGACTCTGATGATGATAAAGCAAACCCGGAAGAGGAAAAATTAGACTCTGATGAGGAAGAGGAACCAGAGGCGGAATAA
- a CDS encoding MBL fold metallo-hydrolase, giving the protein METNPSSEFVVQFWGVRGSIPTPGKDTVRYGGNTSCVEMRIGGKRLIFDAGTGLQVLGQTLQKEMPIEAYMFFTHYHWDHIQGFPFFTPAFIRGNSLHIHGSVPLDAVSMEQHFVERILHPNSPVPLEGMQANLKFSQMVCGEPFHVDDIYFETGPLNHPNSAMGYRVTYKDHTVFYCTDTEHFPDRMDETVLHMARNADLLIYDAMYSDDEYNNPKSPKHGWGHSTWQEAVKVAKAAGVKKLVIFHHDPSHNDAFLDKLDGEVKEAFPNSVLAREGLVLDVCESVLAAV; this is encoded by the coding sequence ATGGAAACGAACCCTTCCTCTGAGTTTGTTGTCCAATTCTGGGGCGTTCGAGGCAGTATTCCGACCCCCGGAAAGGACACTGTTCGCTATGGCGGTAATACCTCCTGTGTGGAAATGCGAATTGGTGGAAAACGCCTGATTTTTGATGCGGGTACGGGATTGCAGGTTTTAGGACAAACCTTGCAAAAAGAAATGCCTATAGAAGCCTATATGTTTTTCACCCACTACCACTGGGATCACATCCAGGGCTTTCCCTTTTTTACCCCCGCCTTTATTCGCGGCAATAGTCTACATATTCATGGCTCAGTTCCCCTAGATGCCGTATCTATGGAACAGCATTTTGTCGAAAGAATTCTCCATCCCAATTCCCCGGTTCCCCTAGAAGGAATGCAGGCGAATTTGAAATTTTCACAAATGGTCTGTGGTGAACCGTTTCATGTGGATGATATCTACTTTGAAACCGGACCCTTAAATCATCCCAATAGTGCAATGGGGTATCGCGTCACCTATAAGGATCATACAGTCTTTTACTGTACCGATACCGAACATTTTCCCGATCGCATGGATGAAACAGTTCTACACATGGCACGCAATGCAGATTTATTGATTTACGATGCCATGTACAGTGATGATGAATATAATAATCCCAAATCCCCCAAACATGGCTGGGGACATTCCACCTGGCAGGAAGCCGTCAAAGTCGCTAAAGCCGCTGGGGTGAAAAAACTGGTCATTTTCCACCACGACCCCAGTCACAATGATGCATTTCTCGATAAATTGGATGGGGAAGTTAAAGAAGCATTTCCCAACTCAGTTCTTGCGCGCGAAGGATTAGTTTTAGATGTCTGTGAATCCGTTCTAGCTGCGGTCTAA
- the aroC gene encoding chorismate synthase, protein MGNTFGHLFRVTTFGESHGGGVGVVIDGCPPQLDISEAEIQVELDRRRPGQSKITTPRKELDTCEIVSGVFEGKTLGTPISILVRNKDVRSQDYNEMTDTYRPSHADATYDAKYGIRNWQGGGRSSARETIGRVAAGAIAKKILHQVAGVEIIGYVKRIKDLEGIIDPNQVTLAQVESNIVRCPDSECADRMIELIERIGREGDSTGGVVECVARHVPKGLGMPVFDKLEADLAKGVMSLPASKGFEIGSGFAGTLMRGSEHNDEFYTDEQGEIRTRTNRSGGIQGGISNGENIIIRVAFKPTATIRKEQRTVNSLGEETILAAKGRHDPCVLPRAVPMVEAMMALVLCDHLLRHQGQTGTFRPKPGQAG, encoded by the coding sequence ATGGGAAACACTTTCGGGCATCTGTTTCGAGTCACCACCTTTGGAGAATCCCACGGTGGGGGTGTAGGGGTCGTTATTGATGGATGCCCACCCCAACTCGATATTAGCGAAGCAGAAATTCAAGTTGAACTAGACCGGCGCAGACCGGGACAGAGTAAAATTACCACACCGCGCAAAGAATTAGACACCTGCGAAATCGTCTCTGGGGTTTTTGAGGGGAAAACTTTAGGGACACCGATTAGTATCTTGGTGCGAAACAAGGATGTCCGGTCCCAGGATTATAACGAGATGACGGACACTTACCGTCCCTCTCATGCCGATGCCACCTATGATGCCAAATATGGGATCCGCAACTGGCAAGGGGGAGGGCGATCGTCAGCGCGGGAGACGATTGGCAGAGTCGCCGCAGGTGCGATCGCCAAGAAAATCCTCCACCAAGTCGCCGGAGTCGAAATCATCGGCTATGTCAAGCGCATCAAAGACTTAGAAGGCATCATCGACCCCAACCAAGTCACCCTCGCTCAAGTCGAGAGCAACATCGTCCGATGTCCTGATTCCGAATGTGCCGATCGCATGATTGAACTCATCGAACGCATTGGCAGAGAAGGGGATTCTACCGGCGGCGTCGTCGAATGCGTAGCGCGTCACGTTCCCAAAGGGTTGGGAATGCCCGTATTTGATAAACTCGAAGCCGATCTCGCCAAAGGGGTGATGTCTCTGCCTGCGAGTAAAGGATTTGAAATCGGGTCCGGATTTGCCGGGACCCTGATGAGAGGTAGTGAACATAATGACGAATTTTATACCGATGAGCAGGGCGAGATTCGCACCCGCACCAATCGTTCTGGCGGAATTCAAGGGGGAATTTCCAACGGAGAAAATATTATTATTCGAGTTGCCTTTAAACCAACTGCTACAATTCGCAAAGAACAGCGAACCGTAAACAGCTTAGGCGAAGAAACCATCTTAGCAGCTAAAGGACGGCATGACCCCTGTGTGTTACCCAGAGCCGTGCCAATGGTAGAAGCAATGATGGCTTTAGTGCTTTGCGATCATCTTTTACGCCATCAGGGTCAAACCGGCACATTCAGACCAAAACCGGGTCAAGCAGGGTAA